ATTGAAATGTAGCGTAATTTGAGGAAATACATAGTCTGTTATTTTCGTTAGCTGCGGGTATAGGTATGCGTATAgggaatttataaaatatgatCTAGGCATATGGTTTACAGTATATGGATCACTAGCAATATGTTTGATAATTTTACTTATTCTCttgatttgttttcttttctttttttttttgttttgttttgctctatcgaatgtaaatttaaaaaaaattaaatgttaaaacgttttaataaatatatcatatgtgtttgtatatatatgttgtttgcttgttaaaacaaaatgatcCTCGCTCGTGTGTTGGTTAGTTACACAATGGAAAACTGTAACGTTTCGTAGAGTTTCGTTTTGGAGTATAATatgtttgattttgttttttttcgtttttaataaatgttacatactttaaacttatatatataactatatataaaCATGCGTGTATGCAAGCAcagtttaattaattcaattggTTTGGTATAATTGTTGTCTTATACTCGCTATAATTGTTTTCGTTTCGTCTTTTTTTTCACCGCACGTTCCTGCCTACGATTTGTTCAATTTcttcatatatgtatatatggaTGTTCAAGCATATATATTTCCCTTTGTATTGTTGTAATTTAGGTCGCATTCAATTTTGGTTGCATTTGCTTCGCTTAATTTCGGCgtttaatcaaaattgtatcgtTAAAAACAGAAACGAACGAAACGGAATCCAGAAAAAGCGATAGGATGATTTGATTGCGAGTTATTATGGACGAATTTCGAACGGTTTACTGATGAGATACAAACTCCAAAGATAACAATATAAAAGTATGTTTTACTTAATAGTTGTTGCGTTAACGCCATTACTCATATGTACCTTATGCTGgttttgcaaacaaaaaacacgGTTATTAacatatatgaaaaaaaattatgacatataaaaaccttaaaaatgtatgattttaaataaaagtatgtCTTAAAGTGTTAACAAAAGGTGTCATAAACGTTTTATTGTTGTCATTTGTATGTGATATGTTTTCGAGTATGTTAAGAACAcaaatatcaataaattattaaaggaTATGTGGTTACAAAAGGGACggttacaaaaaaagaatGCATAAACTTAAAAGTCGGCTTAAACAATAACTAAACGGCTCTGGGACATTAAAGTACTGGTCCAGTACTGGACAGCTAGATGGTTAAACTATTTTACAAAAGGTAAAAGAGCAACACAAATTCGAGTACAATGGGTGTTAGTCGCACAATAAAACACTGGGACAAACACATAATTTACAATATTCGATACGGATTTATAGagtataaacataattttttgaaagcgTAATCGGCATGAAACGTTGACAATGACGATGATATTGGGGGCTTAATCTGTCGTGGTTACCTAGTCTCTCGATTACGTACATATACAAATTCTAATTTGGATTTTGCTCACGATTAGGTTTGAGATACATGAAGAGTACATTGCTATGTATATATAGCTGAGTATGAGTACAATATTGTAAGAGGTCTAATTTCAACTGCAACTTGCTCTCACTTTTCTACCGAAACGCAAGCTCTAAAAATTGACTACAATGTTTTCAAACTCATGGGGCATGCAATTTGTATATACGGGTGTGGTTAATGCGATTAGCTTTCAGAATTCCTAGACGTACATGTGGACTGACTACATGATAGATGTGGGTCGTGTGTTTGTGGCTTGTCTACGATTACCTTTCGAAACGAACACAAAATAAACTGATTGGGGAAACCTCATCTAAACAAATGCCGAGTACTATGGGATATTGGGGATGGGTGGGCGGATTTTTGGTTTGAAATGGTCATGATATACACAATCATAATTATAACACATTCATTTAGCTGCCAATTGCTTCTGTTCTTGAGTCTGATTTAAATCGAAATCtatgtgtctgtgtgtgttgttgttggttggtTGCTATATACTTAGTCTACAGAACGACGTCAGGCAGGTCGTGCGGCCTTGCCTAGGCGCGCATTTGGTTTTCATGTACGATTTTCCTCTCCTTATAGTAGATCTCCTCCGACTCCTTGTCGCAGAGCAGCAGGACAACGGCTCCGAACAGGAAGATTGCCGCGCCCCAGCCTACGCCATATGCCCAGCCGAATTCCCAGACTCGCCGGTTGGCTAAAATAGTAAATAGGTTAGTCAAGTGCTCTTTCCCATTAATTCTGCCTTAAATACCCATGGTAAGTTCGCCGGCAAAGCACACTGGATACACGATCAAAGCGGACAGCACGGCTAGCACTGCAAGAataaggaatattttttagcaTTCTCTGatcttttaaatttaggaAGTAACTTACAGGATACAAGCATCACCAAAACCGCTATGCGATAGAACTTATACTTTAGATTATGGTTCTGCGTCCTGAGTCCCAGACCTGTCAGTACTGTGGCTATAACGTCCGTTATCAGCGTGATAATGCAGAGAGCGGCTGTAGCCTTGATGTAACCTATGGGTCATCAGAAACAAGGTTAAATATGGTTAAAAATAGAATCAACTTGGAATGGTTGcagttttatataattttacttaaattaaccTAAACTTCTCTTTcaatgttttggttttaacATACCCACATCGCGGGTCCAGTAGCAGCCTGGCGGATCCTGGATGTTGAACGGCAGCGGGGCCACCGAATCATCCTCGATGCAGTGCACAAAGAGGCCTTGTCGCCAGTCGGAGGCCATCAGCCAATCTGTGGACGCCAGGGCCATGATCATCAAGACCACCACGATGACGCCGCAAATAAATGCAATCACCTGTGGAGGCAGTGAAATCGGTTAGGAATGGGCCAAATATCCAACTTAGAGCATTCAAGTGCATACCTTCAACGGCCTGGTGATTGTGATGGTCTCAATCGTTGTTGTCGGCGCCATTTTCTCCGCTGGAGGACGTAGAACACTGCATGcataacaattaatatttattgcgGGGCAGAAACATGATTACTAGCTCCACAAGCTAGCCAACTCACCTTATCGACTATGTATGCAGGCAAAAGTGCTGCCCGCAGCTACTAATTGGAATGCGTTTCAATGCGTTTCTTGGTTAGTTTTGCTTAGTGGGATGTTGGAAGGGTTTTTTGGGAattcttttttgcttttttgggGGCAGGCGAGTAAATGCTACTCCGGTTGGCTTTAACAATCTAATATAAATGCTTCAATTGGCGTTTTATTGCTTTTGGTTTGCGCGCTGAGGTTTTTCCAATGCGTTTCGAATTTCAAATTGCTGGCGGAAGCAGCCCGTTCAACATCTGTATTACGAAAGGGGGATCGTTTGTTAGCGGGGCAGGAAATAGAGAAATTGGTGGCATTCGATTAAAGAAACTGGCGCACCACGTTTGTACAAAAAGTGTGTTTACATCAATGTAGTTAAATAAGCGGCAGCAACATGCACAAAACAACTCGAGCAACAACACTGACAAAGACAATGGCAAAGGATTAAGGCTTTTACGGGATGTCAGAATCAAACTCCGTCAAACTAACAAGAAACAGTGGCTAAATAAAAAGGTTCAGTAAAATCCTACccttaaaattataagtaCTTTATTCCATCCTTTTATTCCTAATCGACAGCAAAGGAAAATGCAACAGtaaagaaaaactatttatgtATAAGACTTGAAACCAATATGCACTTAGCAAAGCTTGATAAAGTTTCTAACTCTAACTAAGAGGCAgatgatatttatttatattcaactgtagccataaatgtatgtcaTGGATTAACTGTTGCAATTTAGGAAACAATGCGTTGCCACAGTTGAATGCTTTTGggattgtttaaattgaaatcactCTATTGTGACAGACAAAAGTGCGGCGCAACATTTGAGTCTGTGAAGGGGGGGGACGGAGCTGTAATGACAAAAGACGGAAGCTGGGGCGATGAGCTGCAGCTCCCACATAATTTACATACATGTGTTGCAAGGGAACTGCACCTAAGCAATTTCAATGCTGGAAATTGCTAATTATTCGTTCGCATTCCATTGTTATACTTTTGTATAGGCCTTACAAATATTCTTAAGCGgcataaatacatacatatgccCATATGTCTGTCAAAAGATCagttatactttttatttatgccTCACAGTATGGTTGCTTTAAACTGTTCCAGAAAACCTACttgtttttcaataatataaaattacgGCCATAAAgtagtttataaaatattgaatacaAATCAGGATAAGGCCGATTTACGATTTATGATTCTGATTACTTCCCATTTCTTAACGTCTTTAAAATGCAGATACGCAAACTGagatacaaatacataatatataaatgtagCGTCATAAAAATCTCGAGATATTTAGACGGGCCAGacgtacatatgtatgtatgtatgtagatGATAGTTTATTTATAGCGGCTAgaaattgaaaacaacaacaacatttcgCATATGAAAGAGAAtgggatgtgtgtgtgtgtgggggtgAGTGGCATGGCAACAGGATCATATCGGTTAATTGCTATATAGAACGTAACGGTAACGGCAGGCAAAATTGGGGCAAACGGCCAAatgcaaaacaacaacaatgacaaGGGCGAGGATAAttatgtgtatatgtatgtgtgttttAAGGTAAAcggagcaaaacaaaatgcgaATTCTTTCAATCAAGGTATACCTTTCCTTGAAATAGTCCAGAGTTACCGATTCTGAATCAAATTCGGAATAATCTGGCAGCGATTCGGCGTCAAAGGAACTCATTCCGCTGAGCGTGTAATTAGGCAAGACGTTCATTTTGTTGTAGTTGGCAAGGTTGCcctgctgatgttgttgttgttgctggtgcattgttgttttttcctgatttactacgttttttttttttaacaatatgacacacacacacacacacacgctaTATTTTTTCTCTATTCTCTTTTCGCAGCCTTTTTCTTTCGCCGTCTGCTTGCACTTTCGCAAATTGGTTTATTGCTTTTGGGCTGTTCCTGTGCACTTACAATCTGCTAAAAAAGCTCTTTTCACTTTCCACTTTTCACATGATCCGCGACCACCGACTTTtctatataattaaaaaataaaaacgacgaaaataataatgttttgcTTCCCTCATCACAAGACAACAACGGAAAATTAGTGTGCACGCACCGCATAATACCAAAAAACGCGTACTTTTCCCGCGGAGTTTCACTGTGACGGTcgcagtaaaaaataaaatcacggTTTAAGGCGAACTGCCAACTCAGGAAAAACAAAGCATATTTTTAtagtaaacaataaaatatttatcaatttcGTTTCATCTAaactataaaatcaattttcagaGTAAATTTAGGTAGAGCTTGCGAACACCTGCACACCCACTGTTTGTCGACTTTTAGATCGAATTCGTTGGAGGTCTTGGTTTAAATCTTATCCGATAAGTATCGCAGGCAGCAAAAAAGCAGTGACCGCTCATGCTATGGCACTAAATCCGAAAAAAACAGTGTGACCATTTGCCACAGTACGAGAACGTAGGGAATCGGCGTCGCGTGGCTTCGCCAGATTAGCGTACAAAACAATATCCTATTGCAAGCAGAAGCTCCAGTTTCCGTACTAAAGAGTCCGTGGTGGACCCCGGGAATCCATGGCCACGGACACGGTGTCCAACGGCGAAAACTTCGCCCAGCATTTAACTGGCAACGGCGACGACGATGTGATCTGTCCCACATGCGACGTGAAGATCAAGCGCAGTCAGGTGGCCGATCACTGCCAAGTAGAGATGGAGCGGTTGCACAACCCGATCAGCGTTACCAATCCGTCGGCCCAATCCGCCGGCTCAGCTGCAGCAACTCAGGGATCCGGGTCGGGTATGGGAACGGGAGGCAGACAGCCGTGGAGCGTATTTCAGCGAGTGCAGCGCAACCGGCAGGCCCGCCAGCGCCAGCGCACCAGGAAGCGTCCAGCATCTCCTGGTCCACCAGCGCCTAATTCTGCAGCAGCTGCTTCGGCCCCAACTGCAGCTCCTCCGCCccctgctgcagctgctccgcCTCCTCCCCCAGCACCTCCAGAGTCCAGTCAACCCACCTGTCCCGTGTGCAACCACAACTTCCCGCAGTCCAACATCCAGGAGCATGTCAACCACTGCCTGCGCCAGAGCCGCCGGAATGGCCAGGCCAACGGGGAGCGGCATTCCAGCGAGGACTCGGAGGACAGCGAGGAATACGAGGAGTACGAGTGGGCAGGGCAGAAGCGCATTCGCGTGTCCACGCTCGTCCAGGGAGGCTACTCCGCCCTGGGCCTGGGCCAGACGATCAAGTACAATGGCAGCCAGCAGGCGCaggaggatgaggacgaggatCTCAATGTGGACGAGGACGATACGCACATTTACGGGCCAAACCAGTACGGCGAGGGTGATGTGATTCCGCTGGTCAACGAGGACCCGGAGGGCAATGTGTCCGAGGCGGATGTGACCAGCTATGTGCGCCGCCTGATCTCCTCCAGCGATGGGCCGCCCAAGGCCAATCATTCCAGCGAAGCAGCCACCGAACAAGAGACTGCCACAATCAGCAACGTGGAGGCGACGCCATCCGCCAGGGAGGAGCCATCCCCATCCACGTCGCGGTCCACGCGTTCCGCTTCTCAGAACCAGCAGCAGGTCATCGAATCGCTGAAGGCCAAGCTGCGACTTTACGAGAAGCAGGCGCAGGGGAAGTACAAGTGCCTGATCTGCATCGACGACTACAAGAATCCCGCCATCTCCGTGTCCTGCTGGCACGTCCACTGCGAGCAGTGCTGGCTGCAGACTCTGGGGGCGCGCAAGCTGTGCCCGCAGTGCAATTCGATCACCACGCCGAAGGACCTCCGTCGCATCTACCTGTAGATGTGGATATCCACTGTCGACTTGTTATCCTATGCCCGCTGCCAAAACGCTTGCTTTGCTCTTAACGCAGCCGTAATTGATAACCCtatacatattatttatatagataACAGATACCGACTATGATACGTGACATTACAATAAGCTTAACATGTAACTATTACAATAAACCACAGAACAAAACATCGTAtttgtacatatgtatttttaatctAAGGATAGAGCAGTGTTTttcgtaaaattgttttttaacgAATACTAAAAGGGTTGAaataagtatatattcttataTACTCAAAATTCTAGATTTGGGCaaggaataataaatataatatactttagctttgaatataaaaagaaact
This genomic window from Drosophila gunungcola strain Sukarami chromosome 3R, Dgunungcola_SK_2, whole genome shotgun sequence contains:
- the LOC128252054 gene encoding transmembrane protein 47 isoform X2, which codes for MAPTTTIETITITRPLKVIAFICGVIVVVLMIMALASTDWLMASDWRQGLFVHCIEDDSVAPLPFNIQDPPGCYWTRDVGYIKATAALCIITLITDVIATVLTGLGLRTQNHNLKYKFYRIAVLVMLVSLLAVLSALIVYPVCFAGELTMANRRVWEFGWAYGVGWGAAIFLFGAVVLLLCDKESEEIYYKERKIVHENQMRA
- the LOC128252054 gene encoding transmembrane protein 47 isoform X1: MHQQQQQHQQGNLANYNKMNVLPNYTLSGMSSFDAESLPDYSEFDSESVTLDYFKESVLRPPAEKMAPTTTIETITITRPLKVIAFICGVIVVVLMIMALASTDWLMASDWRQGLFVHCIEDDSVAPLPFNIQDPPGCYWTRDVGYIKATAALCIITLITDVIATVLTGLGLRTQNHNLKYKFYRIAVLVMLVSLLAVLSALIVYPVCFAGELTMANRRVWEFGWAYGVGWGAAIFLFGAVVLLLCDKESEEIYYKERKIVHENQMRA
- the LOC128252042 gene encoding E3 ubiquitin-protein ligase Rnf220, giving the protein MATDTVSNGENFAQHLTGNGDDDVICPTCDVKIKRSQVADHCQVEMERLHNPISVTNPSAQSAGSAAATQGSGSGMGTGGRQPWSVFQRVQRNRQARQRQRTRKRPASPGPPAPNSAAAASAPTAAPPPPAAAAPPPPPAPPESSQPTCPVCNHNFPQSNIQEHVNHCLRQSRRNGQANGERHSSEDSEDSEEYEEYEWAGQKRIRVSTLVQGGYSALGLGQTIKYNGSQQAQEDEDEDLNVDEDDTHIYGPNQYGEGDVIPLVNEDPEGNVSEADVTSYVRRLISSSDGPPKANHSSEAATEQETATISNVEATPSAREEPSPSTSRSTRSASQNQQQVIESLKAKLRLYEKQAQGKYKCLICIDDYKNPAISVSCWHVHCEQCWLQTLGARKLCPQCNSITTPKDLRRIYL